From Tepidisphaeraceae bacterium:
TGGCACGACAAGGAAGTGGACAAGTGGTACGCCCAGCCCGAGCAGGCTCCCGAGAGGCGCCGCGAGCACCTGACACGCGTCGGCGGATTTGAGCAGCCCGGCAAATGCCCGATCACGGGCAAGGACCTCCTCCCTGCGAATCAGGACTTGGCCTCCCTTCGCTCCCTGCAGGACTGGTACCTCCGTTTTCCCCTCACCTCGGTCGCAGGCGTCTCCGAGGTCGCCCCGATTGGTGGCTTCGTCAAACAGTTCCAAATCGTCGTCGACCCGCAGCGACTGCAGGCGTTCGGTGTCTCGATCCGCGATGTGATGATGGCCGTCCAGCGCAGCAACAACGATGTCGGTGGTTCCGTCATCGAGCGGGCCGAGAACGAGATCATGGTCCGAAGTCGCGGTTATCTGAAGACGACGCAGGACGTGGAGAAGGTGGTCGTTGGGATGCCCGCCGGTGCGGGCGAAGACATGGGCGGCAACGACGGTGGAAACGTCCCTGGCGGGGCCGGCGCGCGGGGTACAGCCGTGCTACTGCGGGACGTCGCCACGGTGCAGATCGACGGGGAGATGCGCCGCGGCGTCGGCGAGCTAGACGGTAGAGGCGAGGCCGTGGGCGGCGTCATTGTCGCCCGCTTCGGTGAGAACGCGCTTCAGGTCATCCAGAACGCAAAGGCCAAGCTGTTCGAGCTCGAGGACGGCCTCCCGCCCGGCGTGTTCGTCAAGGCGACCTACGACCGCTCCGCACTCATCGATCGCGCCGTCGGCACGCTCCGCTATGCCGTCATCGAATGCCTCATCGTCACGGCTCTGATCTGCCTGGCCTTCCTGTTCCACATTCGCTCGGCCTTGATCGCGATTCTCGTGCTCCCGATCGGGCTGCTCGCGTCGATCCTCATCATGAACCTGTTGGGAATCAACGCCAACATCATGTCGTTGGGCGGGCTGGCGCTCGTCATCGGCGTTATGGTCGATTCCTCGGTCGTCATGATCGAGAACGCCCACAAACACGTGGAGGATGAGGCGGATCGCATTAAAGCTGGCTTCGCGCCCGCGGACGGACCCAGATCATCGTAGGCGCCGCCACCGAGGTGGGCCCCAACCTGTTCTTCTCGCTGCTCGTTATCACCGTCAGCTTCCTTCCGATCTTCGTCCTCGGTGAACAGTCGGGCCGGCTGTTTACCCCGCTGGCGCTGACCAAGACCTTCGCGATCGCCGCCGGGGCGTTGCTGGGCATCACGATCGTCCCCGTTCTGATGGTCTACCTGATCCGCGGGAAGATCCCGAAGGAGGATCGCAACCCGCTCAACCGCTGGTCGCAGAAGCTGTACGAACCGTTCTTCTGGTTCGTGATGCGTCACCCGGCCATCACGCTCGTGACGGTGCTGCTGCTCGGGGCCTCCACGATTTACCCGCTCAGCAAGATGGGCAGCGAGTTCATGCCCCCGCTCGATGAGTGCGACCTGCTGTACATGCCGACTGTCGATCCGTCCGTCTCGATCACGAAAAGCAAGGAGCTGCTTCAGCAGACGGACAAGTTGATCAAGTCGTTCCCCGAGGTCGTGTCGGTGCACGGGAAGATCGGCCGCGCCGACACGGCCACCGACCCCGCTCCGCTGTCGATGATCGAGACGGTCGTGCAGCTCGAGACGGATCGAGACAAGTGGCGTCAGCGCGACGTCAACCGTTTCTTCTCCGACTGGCCTGACTGGACGAAGTTCATCTTCACGAAGACCTTCTGGCCCGAGTCCCGCCCGATCAACGTTCAGGAGTTGAAGTTCGGCTGGCAGGATGCGGACGGCACGCGTCATCCCGGCCTCAACGACGCCGTCTCATTCCCCGGCATGGCCAACGCGTGGCCGTTCCCGATCGAGAACCGGATCAACATGCTCTCGACGGGCATCAAGACGCCGGTGGGCATCAAGGTCTTGGGCCCCGACCTCGCCACACTGTCCCGCCTTGCCGACGAGGCGGCGGCGGCCGTGCTTACGGTCCCGGGGACGCTTTCGGCTTACCTGAGCGCACCACCGGTGGCTACTACCTCGACTTCGACATCGACCGTGAGGCCGCGGCCCGGTACGGGCTGACCACCGGCGACGTACAGGATGCGATCCAGTCGGCCGTGGGCGGCATGAACGTCACGACGATCGTTGACGGCCCGGCCCGGTACCCGCTCAACCTGCGATACGCCCGTGAACTGCGCGACGACCTGCCCGCCCTTCGTGAGGTGCTCGTTCCCACCCCCACGGGGGCGCAGATTCCCCTCGGCCAGATCGCCGAGCTTTCGATCAACCCCGGCCCACCGATGATCCGTAGCGAGAATGCCCAACTCGCGGCGTACGTGTTCGTCGACATTCAAGGACGTGACCTCGGCGGGTACGTTGCCGAGGCCAGGAAGGCCGTCGCCGATCGCGTGCAGTTCCCTGCCGGCTACCACGCGCAGTGGTCCGGCCAGTTTGAATACCTTGAGGCCGCTAACCGACGACTGTCAATCGTCATCCCGATCACGCTTTTGGTCATCGTGCTGCTACTCTACATTAGCAACCGCAGCTGGTTCCGCGTTGGGGTGGTCATGCTCGCGGTCCCGTTCAGCATGATCGGCGCGTTCTGGTTCCTCTGGGCATTGGATTACAACATGAGCCTCGCTGTCTGGGTTGGCATCATCGCTTTGCTCGGCGTTGATGCTGAGACGGGGCAGGTCATGCTCCTCTACCTCGACACGACCTATGACAAGTTCGTGAAGGCGGGACGAATGCGCGACCGGTATGACCTGATCGCCGCAGTCCACGAGGGTGCCGTCAAGCGCATCCGCCCTAAGACGATGACCGTCGCCACGGACATGATCGGTCTTCTCCCGCTGCTCTGGGCCACCGGCACCGGCGCCGACGTTACCCGCCGCCTTGTCGCCCCCCTGATTGGCGGGATCACGGTGAGTTTCATCATGGAGCTGCTCGTCCACCCCGTGATCTTCTACCTCTACAAGAGGTGGCAGCACCGGCACGAGTGGGCGCGAACGTCGTCGCCGGCATATGCGACTGCACCGGGAGCAATGGTGCCTGCGTAGATGGCGGCAGACCAGTCGCGCAGTCCGGCGGACGGTCACGGTGCGCTGTTGACAGCGCCGGCGACAACCGACTCGCCCGACTGCCAGGCCGCGACGACGGTCCCGCCACGGGTGGTCGCCACCGAAGGGTAAGAGGCTCGCTCCGCGAGAAGGGTTGGTTTGCCGTCGGGCCTGCGGATGACGAGGTCGGTCCCTCGCTGCCAAAACAGGTAAACGCCGTCCGGCGCTGCGGTAAGGACGGGCTGCGTGCCCTGCCCAAGTTTCTGTTCGGTCGATCCGGGCTTGGAAAGGAAAATCTCGCGGTCGCGGCGCTATGTCGTAACGGTCCGCTCGCCGGAGAAGGTCACGTCGCCGCCGTCCATTGGGCAGGCGTTGATCTTCCACGTGCCCTCACCGAGTTTCGTTGCCTCGGAAAAGGTCTGGCCGCCGTCCGCGCTCGTTACCGTGAACATGTCACGCGCCAGCGAGGGCGTTGCGGAACATAACCACCAGGCTGCCGGCGTGGTCGTACGCTACGGACGGACGGGTGGCAGCATTCGCAGACGGTGCCGCCTTGTAGGCCGGGCGATCTCCGCTCCAGGTCTTGCCACCATTTTCGGATGTCGCCATCCAGACCTCCGTGCCCCCAACCGGGGGCTAGAAAGGCATAATCAAGTGTTCAGAAACCTCACCATCGGCAAACGCATCACGTTCGGCTTCGCGGTCGTGCTGGCCATCACAGTCACGCTCGGCGCGTTCGCGTGGAACCGCGCCCGCGCGCTCTCGGGCAACATCGACACGCTGGCGAACGACTCGATCCGGGCGTCTACAGCAGCGGCCAGATGATGGCCGTCGCTCAGGAGGCCAATGGCTACCTGTTGCGGCACATCACCGCCGATGAGCCGAAGGAGATGGAGCGGCTCGACGGGCGGATCAACGCGCTGATCGGCGAGATCGCCGCCGCCAGCTCCGAGCAGGCCAACGGGATCGGGCAGGTGAACACGGCGGTGACGCAGATGGACCAGGTGACCCAGTCCAACGCCGCCAGCGCCCAGGAGTGCGCGGCGGCGGCGGAGGAGGAGCTGAGCAGCCAGGCGGAGCAGCTGTCGGGCGTCGTCGGTGAGCTGGTGGCGCTGGTCGGGGGCAAGGCGGCTGCGGAGCGTACACCGTCGCGAACTGCGCCGGCGAGGAAGGTGATCAAGGCCAAGGCTCCCGCCCGCGTCGGACCAAAGGCCACCAGCGCTGCCGCCGCGGCCCACCGCGGTGCAATCGAAGCTGGAGGCAGGACGGTCGCCGTCATCGGCACACCGCTCGACAAGTCCTATCCGAAGTGCAACGCCGCGTTGCAGCAGCAAATCATGGATGAGCACCTCGTGCTCTCTCAGTTCCAGATCGGCCGCCCCACGACCCGCGGCAACTTCCCCACGCGTAACAGGGTGATGGCACTGATCTCTGACGCCACGGTGATAATCGAGGCTGGCGGATCTAGCGGATCGCTTTCGCAGGGTTGGGAAGCACTCCGGCTCGGCCGCCCGCTG
This genomic window contains:
- a CDS encoding DNA-processing protein DprA, coding for MMAVAQEANGYLLRHITADEPKEMERLDGRINALIGEIAAASSEQANGIGQVNTAVTQMDQVTQSNAASAQECAAAAEEELSSQAEQLSGVVGELVALVGGKAAAERTPSRTAPARKVIKAKAPARVGPKATSAAAAAHRGAIEAGGRTVAVIGTPLDKSYPKCNAALQQQIMDEHLVLSQFQIGRPTTRGNFPTRNRVMALISDATVIIEAGGSSGSLSQGWEALRLGRPLFIAHSVVENPALTWPEEMLHYGAYILSDSALDDLFALLPDRSVGAHAFELAF
- a CDS encoding efflux RND transporter permease subunit, which translates into the protein MIARIIEFSVRNRFLVVLLTGVLAALGVWAAKYIRLDALPDLSDVQVIVVTEFPGQNPEVVNDQVTYPLTSALLGVPGAKDVRGFSMFELSFVYVIFDDKTDIYWARSRVLEYLNFARDRLPQGVQPALGPDATGLGWVYQYALYPGWHSPDFPREIWHDKEVDKWYAQPEQAPERRREHLTRVGGFEQPGKCPITGKDLLPANQDLASLRSLQDWYLRFPLTSVAGVSEVAPIGGFVKQFQIVVDPQRLQAFGVSIRDVMMAVQRSNNDVGGSVIERAENEIMVRSRGYLKTTQDVEKVVVGMPAGAGEDMGGNDGGNVPGGAGARGTAVLLRDVATVQIDGEMRRGVGELDGRGEAVGGVIVARFGENALQVIQNAKAKLFELEDGLPPGVFVKATYDRSALIDRAVGTLRYAVIECLIVTALICLAFLFHIRSALIAILVLPIGLLASILIMNLLGINANIMSLGGLALVIGVMVDSSVVMIENAHKHVEDEADRIKAGFAPADGPRSS
- a CDS encoding efflux RND transporter permease subunit, producing MTTGDVQDAIQSAVGGMNVTTIVDGPARYPLNLRYARELRDDLPALREVLVPTPTGAQIPLGQIAELSINPGPPMIRSENAQLAAYVFVDIQGRDLGGYVAEARKAVADRVQFPAGYHAQWSGQFEYLEAANRRLSIVIPITLLVIVLLLYISNRSWFRVGVVMLAVPFSMIGAFWFLWALDYNMSLAVWVGIIALLGVDAETGQVMLLYLDTTYDKFVKAGRMRDRYDLIAAVHEGAVKRIRPKTMTVATDMIGLLPLLWATGTGADVTRRLVAPLIGGITVSFIMELLVHPVIFYLYKRWQHRHEWARTSSPAYATAPGAMVPA
- a CDS encoding efflux RND transporter permease subunit, with amino-acid sequence MGPNLFFSLLVITVSFLPIFVLGEQSGRLFTPLALTKTFAIAAGALLGITIVPVLMVYLIRGKIPKEDRNPLNRWSQKLYEPFFWFVMRHPAITLVTVLLLGASTIYPLSKMGSEFMPPLDECDLLYMPTVDPSVSITKSKELLQQTDKLIKSFPEVVSVHGKIGRADTATDPAPLSMIETVVQLETDRDKWRQRDVNRFFSDWPDWTKFIFTKTFWPESRPINVQELKFGWQDADGTRHPGLNDAVSFPGMANAWPFPIENRINMLSTGIKTPVGIKVLGPDLATLSRLADEAAAAVLTVPGTLSAYLSAPPVATTSTSTSTVRPRPGTG